A genomic segment from Xyrauchen texanus isolate HMW12.3.18 chromosome 21, RBS_HiC_50CHRs, whole genome shotgun sequence encodes:
- the c18h3orf33 gene encoding protein C3orf33 homolog has product MAGLDPVHVKEEEGKTSQNIIALVSQFADDNLTFVRNISTGLALVGFLIIARSIRLITKFGSAADIPARFIERNISIRGRVRNISEKGLEVEHIPIYVPLLSPLLTKRQSVTLLDVRLAGVELTSEGQHWIGQQLKPAEKVWLRLITRQDETLHCLVSVNRGPLLSTCINEELLRHGLARTCPLVGLEPQSRIYWRLYKRLLRAESRAEKKGKGLWKEESRWERATSVLRNNTLVMSIKRLFKWTSGSSKQ; this is encoded by the exons ATGGCGGGTTTGGATCCTGTACATGTGAAAGAAGAAGAGGGCAAAACATCCCAAAATATTATTGCACTGGTATCACAGTTTGCCGACGATAACTTAACTTTTGTCCGG AACATCAGCACTGGTCTCGCGTTGGTTGGTTTTCTCATCATAGCGAGGAGCATCAGACTG ATTACTAAATTTGGCTCCGCTGCTGATATTCCAGCACGTTTCATTGAgagaaacatcagtatcagaGGAAGAGTGAGAAATATATCGGAGAAAGGGCTTGAAGTGGAACACATTCCAATTTATGTCCCTTTGCTCAGCCCCCTGCTTACTAAAC GTCAGTCCGTGACCCTCCTGGATGTGCGACTTGCTGGAGTGGAGCTGACCTCTGAAGGGCAACACTGGATTGGTCAACAGCTCAAACCAGCTGAGAAAGTGTGGCTCCGACTCATCACTCGACAGGATGAGACCCTCCACTGCTTGGTGTCAGTGAACAGG ggcCCTCTCTTAAGCACTTGTATAAATGAGGAGCTTTTGAGGCATGGTTTGGCTAGGACTTGTCCTCTGGTGGGTCTGGAACCTCAGTCTCGGATCTACTGGAGGCTCTATAAGCGTTTGCTGAGGGCGGAGAGCAGAGCAGAGAAGAAAGGGAAAGGCCTTTGGAAAGAAGAGAGTCGTTGGGAGAGGGCTACTTCTGTCCTGAGAAACAATACTCTAGTCATGTCAATCAAGAGACTTTTTAAATGGACATCTGGGAGTAGTAAACAGTAG